The Aureispira anguillae genome contains a region encoding:
- a CDS encoding metal-dependent hydrolase — protein MRITYYGHSCFLVEIGNKKLLFDPFISPNPQAKSAKIDIESIKPHYIFLSHGHEDHLADAFEIAIHNNAQIISVYEIVKWFDKQGVSGHGMNIGGKHKFDFGTVKMVTAAHSSSMPDGSYGGSSVGFVISNDHEGTFYFAGDTGLTMDMKLIPMICPRLDFAILPIGDNFTMGYDDAVLASTFIQCNTIIGCHFDTFPIIKMDHSAAKKAFAAAKKTLFLPEIGMSFNIKKKGA, from the coding sequence ATGCGAATTACATATTATGGGCACAGTTGTTTTTTGGTAGAAATAGGCAATAAAAAATTATTGTTTGACCCATTCATTAGCCCCAATCCTCAAGCTAAGTCGGCAAAGATTGACATAGAAAGTATTAAGCCACACTATATTTTTCTTTCTCACGGGCATGAGGATCATTTGGCAGATGCTTTTGAAATCGCTATTCACAATAATGCTCAAATCATAAGTGTTTATGAAATTGTCAAATGGTTTGACAAGCAAGGCGTTTCTGGACATGGGATGAATATAGGAGGGAAGCATAAATTTGATTTTGGTACCGTCAAAATGGTAACGGCTGCGCACTCTAGCTCTATGCCAGATGGTAGCTATGGTGGTAGCTCTGTTGGTTTTGTTATTAGTAATGATCACGAAGGAACATTTTATTTTGCAGGGGATACAGGTTTAACCATGGATATGAAACTAATCCCTATGATTTGCCCTCGGTTAGATTTTGCTATTTTACCGATAGGAGATAATTTTACAATGGGTTATGACGATGCTGTTTTGGCAAGTACTTTTATTCAATGCAATACAATTATAGGCTGCCATTTTGATACCTTTCCCATTATTAAAATGGATCACTCTGCGGCAAAAAAAGCATTTGCAGCAGCCAAAAAAACACTTTTCTTGCCAGAGATCGGAATGTCATTTAATATTAAGAAGAAGGGAGCATAA
- a CDS encoding NADPH-dependent FMN reductase, whose translation MITVFSGTNRKNSRTHIIAQYIYQTLKEQSNEEVRFFSMEELPTDLFHADMYSEAGQSKALSSIQDEYLIPANKFYFVVPEYNGGIPGALKLFIDACSVRQYAASFHGGKKAALVGVSSGRSGALRGLEYMTGFLNYLTISVLPNKLPISSIETLLEKDQLVDKETQKVVQAQITEFLNF comes from the coding sequence ATGATTACTGTATTTTCGGGAACAAATCGCAAAAATAGCCGAACCCATATTATTGCTCAATACATCTACCAAACGCTAAAAGAACAAAGCAACGAAGAAGTTCGCTTTTTTAGTATGGAAGAGCTACCTACCGACCTTTTTCACGCAGATATGTATAGTGAAGCAGGGCAATCTAAGGCACTGTCAAGCATTCAAGACGAGTACCTAATTCCTGCCAATAAATTTTACTTTGTGGTGCCAGAGTACAATGGAGGGATTCCTGGGGCACTCAAATTATTTATTGATGCTTGTTCGGTACGCCAATATGCAGCATCTTTTCATGGAGGCAAAAAAGCGGCCTTGGTTGGGGTTTCATCAGGGCGTTCAGGCGCACTCAGAGGGCTAGAATACATGACGGGTTTTCTAAATTACCTCACCATTAGTGTGCTTCCTAATAAGTTGCCCATTTCGAGTATTGAGACCTTATTGGAAAAAGACCAGTTGGTGGATAAAGAAACCCAAAAAGTGGTTCAAGCACAAATCACAGAATTTCTAAACTTTTGA
- the lgt gene encoding prolipoprotein diacylglyceryl transferase, producing the protein MFTAIIWNPDPIITEIGSFALRWYSLLFATGFIISFFILRRLFEEESISLEVLDKMLLYSVVGTILGARVGNCLFYDFEYFSQHPLEILLPFKFSPSFEFTGYRGLASHGAMLGLLVAYWLLSRKTGQSILWFLDKGAIVGGLCLACIRMGNFMNSEIVGAPTDAAWAFIFPRVDDIPRHPVQLYGFVVYLSLFLFMLQYNKRKKGLVKDGHIFGVFLLILGCLRFSMEFIKKHYVLDPDSWLNMAQFLSLPMIILGAILAWVTLNRASDLTN; encoded by the coding sequence ATGTTTACCGCTATAATATGGAATCCAGATCCCATCATCACTGAAATTGGAAGTTTTGCTTTGCGCTGGTATTCCCTTCTATTTGCTACAGGATTTATCATTAGTTTTTTTATCCTTCGTCGTTTATTCGAAGAAGAAAGTATAAGCTTAGAAGTGCTTGACAAAATGCTGCTTTATTCAGTTGTAGGGACTATTTTAGGAGCACGTGTAGGCAATTGTTTATTCTATGATTTTGAGTACTTTTCTCAACATCCTTTAGAAATTTTGCTTCCATTCAAATTTTCTCCCAGTTTTGAATTCACGGGCTATAGAGGACTGGCTAGTCATGGAGCTATGCTAGGTTTATTGGTTGCCTATTGGCTATTGTCTCGAAAAACAGGACAGTCAATCTTATGGTTCTTAGACAAAGGAGCGATTGTAGGAGGGCTTTGTCTAGCTTGCATTCGTATGGGGAACTTTATGAACTCCGAAATTGTGGGTGCTCCGACAGATGCTGCTTGGGCTTTTATTTTTCCAAGAGTAGATGACATTCCCCGTCATCCCGTGCAATTGTACGGTTTTGTCGTTTATCTCAGCCTTTTCTTATTTATGTTACAATACAATAAACGAAAAAAAGGACTGGTAAAAGATGGGCATATTTTTGGTGTGTTTTTACTAATCTTAGGATGCTTAAGATTTAGCATGGAATTCATCAAAAAACACTATGTATTAGATCCTGATAGTTGGCTTAATATGGCTCAATTTTTGAGTTTACCAATGATTATATTGGGAGCTATATTGGCTTGGGTTACCCTGAACAGAGCTTCCGACTTAACCAATTAA
- a CDS encoding M13 family metallopeptidase yields MQHNYQPTSLKKHALYQWLKIGFYFAIPSVFLSAGNISPHNYQPLETDLTDYQKLKAALSEKVFTKICKTVKDTRKAPTFNFIYNYQGKPYYNAYYSPSNNTINFGEGIYDLAAELGADSIDIVATVMAHEIAHFYKDHGWAHAFGKANPDNDIQKNVKESMYNAEDRARMEAEADYFGGIFGYMSGYNTLGVGGAFFDKLYHVLEIPDETFGYPSRQDRIGIYNNSQKMLEALIPVFNTANMLNLVRRYEQASICYDHVIVTFPSREMYNNAGVALAQEAISMYTAEELKFVYPFGIDLDTRLNQAGTKGAGESKEDKRVRLAKDALNLFNDAIRIDDQYAAAYVNAALIHSLLGEYEMALGLANKAVQLATNKQETLLVGNAHIARGIAFAQSDKKAEAKKEFKAAESGNPLLATTNLEALTTNLFSKLFKKKLSEEIDGTEETIADVGIEALEVLFDDQEQFQVTNIKKQNEKRPETAIINVNEEEFEATLIATYKGPYNTKEELEGFIKTKADYDGETARGIKIGSSLDAVHKLYGKPTRMLGGSQGNYLFYEKTSIVFLLDQHNLVTAWMLYGKVK; encoded by the coding sequence ATGCAACACAATTACCAACCTACTTCATTAAAAAAACATGCGCTCTACCAATGGCTAAAAATTGGTTTTTACTTTGCCATTCCATCTGTTTTTTTGAGTGCAGGTAATATCAGCCCACATAATTACCAACCGCTAGAAACAGATTTGACCGATTACCAAAAATTAAAAGCGGCGCTTTCAGAAAAAGTATTTACAAAAATTTGTAAAACCGTTAAAGATACCCGCAAAGCTCCAACCTTCAATTTTATTTATAATTATCAAGGCAAGCCCTATTACAATGCTTACTATAGCCCTAGCAACAATACGATTAATTTTGGCGAAGGGATTTATGATTTGGCAGCCGAGTTGGGCGCTGATTCTATCGACATTGTGGCAACGGTTATGGCGCATGAGATTGCTCATTTTTACAAAGACCACGGGTGGGCACATGCCTTTGGCAAAGCCAACCCAGACAATGACATTCAAAAAAATGTAAAAGAATCCATGTATAACGCAGAAGATCGTGCTAGAATGGAAGCTGAAGCAGATTATTTTGGAGGAATTTTTGGGTATATGAGTGGCTACAATACCTTGGGTGTTGGTGGCGCTTTTTTTGATAAATTATACCATGTTTTAGAAATTCCTGACGAAACATTTGGTTATCCTTCTCGCCAAGATCGAATTGGGATTTATAACAATTCTCAAAAGATGCTTGAAGCGCTCATTCCTGTTTTTAACACTGCCAATATGCTAAACTTGGTGCGCCGTTACGAACAAGCATCGATTTGCTACGATCATGTTATTGTTACCTTCCCTAGCCGAGAAATGTACAACAATGCTGGTGTAGCCTTGGCGCAAGAAGCCATCAGTATGTATACTGCTGAAGAGTTGAAGTTTGTTTATCCTTTTGGAATTGATTTGGATACTCGCCTTAACCAAGCAGGAACCAAAGGAGCAGGAGAATCCAAAGAAGATAAACGGGTTCGCTTGGCAAAAGATGCCTTAAATTTGTTTAACGATGCCATTCGAATTGACGATCAATATGCTGCGGCTTATGTTAACGCTGCCCTCATTCATAGCCTTCTAGGAGAATATGAAATGGCCTTGGGTTTAGCCAATAAAGCCGTGCAATTAGCGACCAATAAACAAGAAACTTTATTGGTTGGAAATGCTCATATTGCTAGAGGTATTGCCTTTGCTCAATCTGATAAAAAGGCAGAGGCAAAAAAAGAATTTAAAGCCGCAGAAAGTGGAAATCCGCTTTTGGCAACAACCAACTTAGAGGCATTAACGACGAATCTATTTTCTAAACTGTTTAAGAAAAAATTGTCGGAAGAGATTGATGGAACGGAAGAAACCATTGCAGATGTCGGCATCGAAGCCTTAGAAGTACTTTTTGACGATCAGGAGCAATTTCAAGTTACAAATATTAAAAAACAAAACGAAAAGCGCCCTGAAACAGCCATCATTAATGTCAATGAAGAAGAGTTTGAAGCAACCCTTATTGCCACTTACAAGGGTCCTTACAATACAAAAGAAGAATTGGAAGGCTTTATAAAAACCAAAGCTGATTACGATGGCGAAACTGCTCGTGGAATCAAAATTGGTAGTTCGCTAGATGCTGTCCACAAACTTTATGGAAAACCAACCCGTATGCTCGGCGGAAGCCAAGGCAATTATCTATTCTATGAGAAAACGAGTATTGTTTTTCTTCTAGATCAGCACAACTTAGTCACGGCTTGGATGCTTTATGGAAAGGTAAAATAA
- a CDS encoding ABC transporter permease yields MNTVLLLPRIFFESIRQAFQQLAGNKLRTLLSLSGITIGIFCVIMVLSAVDSLEANIQDSFKQLGDDVVYISKMPWGESPREGNFWKYQRRPETDYRDYEVIQKQVQTADIATFTVFIGGGTAESKTSNASNVFFIGVTEHYKDMFGLKFHKGRYFTPLEFYKGSNQIIIGYDVAQTLFRPTEDPIGKYIKVKGQRLQIIGVLEKEGKDLINPLNFDDAGLIPYNTARKYVNLKKAGFNRGRTSISVKAKKGVRLETLKAELTGVLRAKRLLKPVEESNFELNTLSIVSQIFENVFGIIRIAGYIIGLFAIIVGGFSVANIMFVSVKERTRLIGIKKALGAKNYVILMEFLVESIILCLIGGLVGLAFVVMGAEAATSIAEYDIFLSPSNAIRGLAIASASGVVAGIIPAYRASKMVPVEAIRA; encoded by the coding sequence ATGAACACAGTATTATTGTTACCTAGAATATTTTTTGAAAGTATCCGCCAAGCTTTTCAGCAGTTGGCTGGCAATAAATTGAGAACGCTTTTGTCGTTATCGGGAATTACCATTGGTATTTTTTGTGTAATTATGGTACTTTCTGCCGTTGATTCATTAGAGGCAAACATCCAAGACAGTTTCAAACAATTGGGAGACGATGTGGTTTACATCAGTAAAATGCCTTGGGGAGAATCACCTCGTGAGGGCAATTTCTGGAAGTACCAACGACGCCCAGAGACAGATTATCGAGATTATGAAGTAATTCAAAAACAAGTCCAAACGGCGGACATTGCTACCTTTACTGTTTTTATAGGAGGGGGAACTGCTGAATCTAAGACCAGTAATGCTTCTAATGTGTTTTTTATTGGTGTGACGGAGCATTATAAGGATATGTTTGGGCTAAAATTTCACAAAGGGCGTTATTTTACCCCCTTAGAATTTTATAAGGGGAGCAACCAGATTATTATTGGTTATGATGTTGCTCAAACCTTGTTTCGACCAACCGAAGATCCTATTGGAAAGTACATAAAAGTAAAGGGACAACGCTTACAGATTATTGGTGTGTTGGAAAAGGAAGGAAAGGATTTGATTAACCCATTGAATTTTGACGATGCAGGCTTGATTCCCTATAATACAGCAAGAAAGTATGTCAATCTCAAAAAAGCGGGATTTAATAGAGGACGAACATCCATTTCTGTTAAAGCCAAAAAAGGGGTACGACTAGAAACCCTAAAAGCTGAATTAACAGGGGTGCTAAGAGCCAAGCGCTTGTTAAAACCTGTAGAAGAGAGCAATTTTGAATTGAATACATTGTCTATTGTATCTCAAATCTTTGAAAATGTGTTTGGAATTATCCGAATTGCAGGTTATATCATAGGGCTTTTTGCCATTATTGTAGGAGGATTTAGCGTAGCCAATATTATGTTTGTTTCTGTTAAAGAACGGACTCGATTAATTGGTATCAAAAAAGCTTTAGGGGCTAAAAATTATGTTATTCTAATGGAATTTTTAGTAGAATCCATTATTCTTTGTCTAATTGGTGGTTTGGTAGGGCTTGCATTTGTTGTAATGGGAGCCGAAGCTGCTACTAGTATTGCAGAATACGATATTTTCTTGTCTCCAAGCAATGCGATTCGAGGGCTAGCAATAGCATCTGCTTCTGGTGTTGTTGCTGGGATTATTCCTGCTTATCGAGCTTCCAAGATGGTGCCTGTAGAGGCTATTCGAGCTTAA
- a CDS encoding OmpA family protein: protein MIGLKYMLWILVFGLCNLCATLGQTDYTTAINASKKTKENYKKAYSYIVRRDYKTAKKELHKLIKKDAKFVNSYIQLGFIYEQEKDYENAITHYNKVIELAPDYNPKIYMALGRIAMLQEAYAEVEKQMLQFLSYDKLHPNLIKIATKRLGDARFRPQALANPVAFNLKNLGENINSTNREYFPSITLKDELVYTRQLGEGQAGQEDLYISQCSENGWQKSKPIPTVNTSENEGAQSISADGKLLVFTVCNRREDYGSCDLYFSRKVNGKWTTPKNIGAPINTKDWESQPSIAPNSDAIYFVRGGAKGRGHKDLFVSKLQSDGTWGTPENVKELNTLYNEASPCIHPDGQTLYFSSEGHPGMGGFDLFITRLKEDGKWGKPVNLGYPINTSNQEEALAVNRKGTLAYLASDRAGGFGSMDIYSFELPALAKPMPITYINGITLSEETNLPLSAEVEIIDLKTQTVFKQLKTPKDGSFIICLPTGKYALNARKDGYLFFSANYDLSETKSLDRAYVLEAKLQPLVYKRDDSTKKMVREPIVLENVFFATASAELKSESKIELDRLKNLLDKNITMHIQLNGHTDNVGKPADNLKLSEARAKSVMNYLITKGVDAKRLKAKGFGATKPKYSNESKEGRSKNRRTEFEILSSSE from the coding sequence ATGATAGGTCTAAAATATATGTTATGGATTCTTGTTTTTGGGCTGTGTAATCTTTGTGCTACACTAGGGCAGACCGATTATACAACAGCTATTAATGCTTCTAAAAAAACAAAAGAAAATTACAAAAAAGCGTATAGTTATATTGTAAGAAGAGACTATAAAACTGCAAAAAAAGAACTGCATAAATTGATTAAGAAGGATGCTAAATTTGTGAATTCTTATATTCAGTTGGGGTTTATTTATGAACAAGAAAAGGATTACGAAAATGCAATCACGCATTATAACAAAGTTATAGAACTAGCACCCGATTATAATCCAAAAATTTATATGGCACTTGGGCGTATTGCAATGTTACAAGAAGCTTATGCTGAGGTCGAAAAACAAATGCTTCAATTTTTATCGTATGATAAATTGCATCCTAATCTGATAAAAATTGCAACAAAGCGTTTGGGAGATGCTCGTTTTAGACCCCAAGCCTTAGCCAATCCTGTTGCTTTTAACCTTAAAAACTTAGGAGAGAACATTAACTCAACGAATCGAGAATATTTTCCCTCAATAACGCTCAAGGATGAGTTGGTTTATACAAGGCAATTGGGAGAAGGGCAGGCAGGGCAAGAGGATTTGTACATTAGTCAATGTAGTGAAAATGGTTGGCAAAAAAGTAAACCTATTCCAACCGTAAATACGAGCGAAAATGAAGGGGCGCAAAGTATTTCAGCCGATGGGAAACTATTAGTGTTTACAGTTTGTAATAGAAGAGAAGATTACGGAAGTTGTGATTTGTATTTTTCTAGAAAGGTAAATGGAAAATGGACAACTCCTAAGAATATTGGTGCACCAATTAATACCAAAGATTGGGAATCTCAACCTAGTATTGCGCCAAACAGTGATGCGATCTATTTTGTTAGAGGTGGAGCGAAGGGGCGAGGGCACAAAGATTTATTTGTCTCTAAGCTACAAAGTGATGGAACTTGGGGAACCCCAGAGAATGTGAAAGAGTTGAATACGCTTTATAATGAAGCTTCTCCCTGTATTCATCCCGATGGGCAAACGCTTTATTTTAGTTCAGAAGGACATCCAGGGATGGGCGGTTTTGATTTGTTTATTACTCGACTAAAAGAGGATGGGAAATGGGGAAAGCCTGTTAATTTGGGCTACCCAATTAATACTTCCAATCAAGAAGAAGCACTGGCGGTTAATCGAAAAGGAACCTTGGCTTATTTGGCTTCTGACCGAGCAGGTGGATTTGGTTCGATGGACATTTATAGCTTTGAATTGCCTGCGCTTGCCAAACCAATGCCGATCACTTATATTAATGGGATTACGTTGAGCGAGGAAACCAATTTGCCTTTATCGGCAGAGGTAGAAATTATTGACCTTAAGACACAGACGGTTTTTAAACAGTTAAAAACGCCTAAGGATGGATCGTTTATTATTTGTTTGCCAACAGGAAAATATGCCTTAAATGCTCGTAAAGATGGCTATTTGTTTTTTTCTGCTAATTATGATTTATCAGAAACAAAATCCTTAGATCGGGCTTATGTCTTAGAGGCAAAATTACAACCATTGGTTTATAAGAGGGATGATTCCACTAAAAAAATGGTTCGTGAACCTATTGTCTTGGAGAATGTTTTCTTTGCAACAGCTTCTGCTGAATTAAAATCGGAATCAAAAATTGAATTGGATCGACTAAAAAACTTGTTGGATAAGAACATAACTATGCATATTCAATTAAATGGTCATACCGACAATGTAGGAAAACCAGCGGACAATTTAAAGCTTTCAGAAGCTCGTGCTAAATCTGTTATGAATTATTTAATAACAAAGGGAGTTGATGCTAAACGACTTAAAGCAAAAGGTTTTGGTGCAACAAAACCCAAATATAGCAATGAATCAAAAGAGGGACGCTCCAAAAATCGGCGTACTGAATTTGAAATTTTATCATCTTCTGAATGA
- a CDS encoding pentapeptide repeat-containing protein, with amino-acid sequence MKIFTLILLLFCFMGTALVAQEDDPETPYNDQQARIIKKGRKVFAAYQKAYKEKHGELPKINLREASLPGLDFRGMNLDNADFREADLRGARFGDKPAIRTKKYDNEDRLVSGQAPVPAASLKNADFRGADIGEHDLKVADLSLTNSEGANFSETDLTGAKFVKAKLKGSSFKESSLIGTNFRRADLTDADMTEADVEGATFDRTIMIRTQMAGLNVDECTMTEVFLTEKALNDYLAKKNKSENVFED; translated from the coding sequence ATGAAAATATTTACATTAATACTACTGCTATTTTGTTTTATGGGGACGGCTCTTGTTGCGCAAGAAGATGACCCCGAAACACCTTATAACGATCAACAAGCTCGAATTATCAAAAAGGGAAGAAAAGTATTTGCTGCCTACCAAAAAGCCTATAAAGAAAAACACGGTGAGTTGCCTAAAATAAATCTTAGAGAAGCGAGTTTGCCAGGGTTGGATTTTAGAGGCATGAATTTGGATAATGCTGACTTTAGAGAGGCTGATTTAAGAGGAGCTAGATTTGGGGATAAACCTGCGATTCGAACCAAAAAATACGACAATGAGGATCGATTGGTTAGCGGACAAGCGCCTGTGCCTGCTGCGAGTCTTAAAAATGCTGATTTTAGAGGAGCAGACATTGGAGAGCATGATCTAAAAGTAGCAGATTTAAGTTTGACCAATAGCGAAGGGGCTAATTTTTCGGAAACAGACTTGACAGGGGCCAAATTTGTTAAAGCAAAACTAAAAGGAAGTTCATTTAAAGAATCGAGTCTTATTGGAACCAATTTTAGACGAGCAGATTTGACAGATGCGGATATGACAGAAGCCGATGTAGAAGGGGCTACTTTTGATAGAACAATTATGATTCGTACACAAATGGCAGGGCTTAATGTTGACGAATGTACAATGACAGAAGTATTTTTGACCGAGAAAGCATTAAATGACTACTTGGCTAAAAAGAATAAAAGCGAAAATGTTTTTGAAGATTAA